From a single Rutidosis leptorrhynchoides isolate AG116_Rl617_1_P2 chromosome 5, CSIRO_AGI_Rlap_v1, whole genome shotgun sequence genomic region:
- the LOC139846971 gene encoding acetyl-coenzyme A synthetase, chloroplastic/glyoxysomal-like, which yields MENKKIITTDNHLHHVESMATLPSFAGNISELNAVILGESLASEEHDLIFPSIDFSKQALVPSHQTYLEMYKRSTEDPAGFWSDIASEFYWKQKWGKQVCTENLDITKGNINIEWFKGGITNICYNCLDKNLESGNGDKIALHWEGNELNIDGSLTYKQLLERVCQLANFLKANGVKKGDTVIVYLPMIMELPITMLACARIGAVHSVVFAGYSSESLFQRVMDCKPKIVITCNAVMRGKKVINLKDIVDAALLESSQSGFSVGSCLTYENKSAMTKEATNWQKERDIWWQDTVPKYPTTCDVEWVDAEDPLFLLYTSGSTGKPKGVLHTTGGYMIYTATTFKYAFDYKESDIYWCTADCGWITGHSYVTYGPLLNGATVVLYEGVPNYPDSGRCWDIVDKYKVTIFYTAPTLVRSLMRDGSEYVTRYSRKSLRVLGSVGEPINPSAWRWFFNVVGDSRCPISDTWWQTETGGFMITPIPGAWPQKPGSATLPFFGVKPVIVDEKGKEIDGECSGYLCVKNSWPGAFRTLYGDHERYETTYFRAFPGYYFSGDGCSRDKDGYHWLTGRVDDVINVSGHRIGTAEVESALVSHPQCAEAAVVAVEHEVKGQGIYAFVTLVEGVSYSEDLRKSLVLVVRNQIGAFAAPDRIHWAPSLPKTRSGKIMRRILRKIASRQLDELGDISTLADPSVVDQLIALADS from the exons atggaaaataaaaaaattataacgACCGATAATCATCTTCATCATGTGGAATCCATGGCGACGCTGCCGTCGTTCGCCGGAAATATATCGGAGCTAAATGCGGTGATACTCGGCGAATCGCTTGCTTCAGAAGAACACGATCTCATATTTCCTAGTATTGATTTCTCTAAACAAGCACTTGTTCCTTCTCATCAAACG TACCTGGAGATGTACAAGAGATCAACTGAAGATCCAGCTGGCTTTTGGTCCGATATTGCATCGGAATTTTATTGGAAACAGAAATGGGGTAAACAGGTTTGCACAGAGAATCTAGATATCACTAAAGGGAACATCAACATCGAG TGGTTCAAGGGTGGTATCACCAATATATGTTATAACTGCTTGGATAAAAACTTAGAGTCTGGTAACGGCGATAAAATTGCTCTTCATTGGGAAGGAAACGAGCTTAACATTGATGGCTCATTGACTTACAAACAACTTCTTGAAAGAGTTTGTCAG CTTGCAAATTTTTTGAAAGCCAACGGTGTTAAAAAGGGCGATACTGTAATTGTTTACTTACCTATGATTATGGAACTGCCAATCACTATGCTGGCATGCGCCCGTATTGGTGCCGTCCACTCG gTTGTGTTTGCTGGGTACTCATCAGAATCACTTTTTCAAAGGGTTATGGACTGCAAACCAAAGATTGTGATAACTTGCAATGCAGTAATGAGAGGGAAGAAAGTAATCAATCTTAAAGACATTGTTGACGCTGCACTGTTAGAATCATCTCAAAGTGGATTTTCTGTAG GTTCTTGTTTGACATACGAAAACAAATCAGCCATGACGAAAGAAGCTACTAACTGGCAAAAGGAAAGAGATATTTGGTGGCAG GATACTGTTCCTAAATACCCAACTACCTGTGATGTTGAGTGGGTTGATGCAGAGGATCCTCTGTTTCTTCTTTATACTAGTGGGAGCACCGGAAAACCTAAG GGTGTTCTGCACACTACAGGAGGATATATGATATACACCGCAACGACTTTCAAATATGCATTCGACTACAAGGAATCTGATATATACTG GTGTACAGCTGACTGTGGTTGGATTACCGGACACAGCTACGTTACCTATGGACCATTGCTCAATGGAGCGACGGTTGTACTTTATGAAGGG GTTCCTAACTATCCAGATTCTGGACGTTGTTGGGACATTGTTGACAAGTATAAGGTGACAATATTCTACACTGCTCCTACACTGGTACGGTCTCTCATGCGCGATGGCAGTGAG TATGTTACTCGTTATTCTCGTAAGTCTTTACGTGTCCTTGGTAGTGTAGGCGAGCCAATCAACCCAAGTGCATGGAG GTGGTTTTTCAATGTAGTTGGAGATTCAAGGTGCCCTATATCAGATACCTGGTGGCAAACAGAGACAGGAGGCTTCATG ATTACTCCTATACCTGGTGCGTGGCCTCAAAAACCTGGTTCTGCCACCCTCCCCTTTTTTGGGGTTAAG CCTGTTATAGTGGATGAGAAGGGAAAAGAAATTGATGGCGAGTGCAGCGGTTATTTATGTGTTAAAAACTCATGGCCAGGGGCATTCAGGACCCTTTATGGTGATCACGAGAGATATGAAACAACGTATTTTAGAGCTTTCCCTGGCTATTATTTTAGTGGAGATGGCTGTAGTAG GGATAAGGATGGATATCATTGGCTCACAGGAAGAGTTGATGATGTAATTAATGTCAG CGGACACCGGATTGGTACTGCAGAAGTTGAATCTGCTCTAGTTTCACATCCCCAGTGTGCTGAAGCAGCCGTTGTTGCTGTTGAACATGAG GTCAAAGGGCAAGGCATATATGCATTTGTTACTCTAGTGGAGGGTGTTTCGTACAGTGAAGATCTCCGCAAAAGCCTTGTGCTTGTGGTTCGAAACCAA ATTGGAGCATTTGCAGCTCCGGACCGAATTCATTGGGCACCGAGTCTTCCAAAGACGAGAAGTGGAAAGATAATGAGGAGAATTTTGAGGAAAATTGCATCTAGACAGCTCGATGAACTCGGGGATATAAGCACGCTGGCAGATCCAAGTGTTGTTGATCAACTTATTGCGCTTGCCGATTCCTAA
- the LOC139849774 gene encoding uncharacterized protein codes for MANDNKHKKEVIRLEREAVIPVLKPRLIMNLANLIEQSADRAEFLKLCKRVEYMIRAWYFLQFEDLMQLYALFDPVYGAQKLQQQNLSSEEIDNLEQNFLTYMFKVLEKSNFKIATNEEIAVAQSGQYLLNLPISVDDSKLDKNLLKRYFKEHPHENLPDFADKYIIFRRGIGIDRTTDYFIMEKVDILIARIWAWIMRVTKLDIFFPKKSNASLKKDMNKNMKTDDEITNEEPQDDLYVERIRIENLDFSLQNLSSKITIQEPTFDRIIVVYRLASTKTKKERGIYVKHLKQIPMADMEIVLPEKKNPSLTPMDWVKFLITAVLGLVAASGSFDTHQADFWVVVAIVSTVVGYCAKIYFTFQANMETYQNLITQFMYNKQLDSGKGTLLHLCDDVIQQEVKEVIISFFILMEQGKATLKELDQKCEELLKEEFGERCNFDVVDAVNKLENLGIISKDPIGRYYCAGLKRANEIIGTTTEELVLKARQEGGP; via the exons ATGGCTAATGATAACAAACACAAAAAGGAAGTAATTCGATTGGAACGTGAAGCCGTAATTCCTGTTTTGAAACCTAGACTCATCATGAATTTGGCTAACCTAATCG AACAAAGTGCTGACAGGGCAGAGTTCTTAAAGCTCTGCAAGAGAGTTGAGTACATGATTCGAGCGTGGTATTTTCTTCAGTTTGAAGATCTTATG CAACTATATGCACTTTTTGATCCAGTCTACGGGGCTCAGAAATTACAACAGCAGAATTTATCCTCAGAAGAAATCGATAATCTTGAACAGAATTTTCTTACATATATGTTCaag GTACTCGAAAAAAGTAACTTTAAGATTGCAACAAATGAGGAGATTGCGGTTGCACAATCAGGACAGTATCTTTTGAACCTTCCCATTTCAGTTGATGACTCCAAG CTTGATAAGAACTTACTCAAGAGGTACTTTAAGGAGCATCCTCACGAAAACCTTCCTGACTTTGCAGATAAG tataTAATCTTTCGACGTGGAATTGGGATTGATCGCACGACTGATTATTTCATTATGGAAAAGGTGGACATACTCATCGCACGTATTTGGGCATGGATCATGAGAGTAACTAA GCTAGATATTTTTTTCCCGAAAAAATCAAATGCATCACTCAAAAAAGATATGAATAAAAATATGAAGACAGATGATGAAATTACAAATGAAGAACCTCAAGATGACTTGTACGTTGAGCGGATCCGTATAGAAAATTTGGATTTCAG TTTGCagaatttgagtagtaagattacgaTCCAAGAACCTACATTTGATAGGATAATCGTTGTCTATAG GTTAGCAAGCACCAAGACAAAAAAGGAACGAGGAATATATGTCAAGCATTTAAAACAAATCCCGATGGCAGATATGGAAATAGTCTTG CCAGAGAAGAAAAATCCAAGTTTAACACCTATGGATTGGGTCAAATTTCTTATTACTGCCGTACTTGGGCTG GTAGCTGCCAGTGGTTCATTTGACACGCATCAAGCTGACTTTTGGGTCGTTGTTGCTATTGTCTCTACAGTAGTTGGTTACTGTGCCAAAATATACTTCAC GTTTCAGGCAAATATGGAAACATATCAGAATTTAATCACACAGTTCATGTATAACAAACAACTTGATAGTGGAAAAGGCACCCTTCTTCATTTATGTGATGATGTCATTCAACAAGAA GTAAAAGAGGTGATCATTTCTTTCTTTATATTAATGGAACAGGGTAAAGCAACTTTAAAG GAACTCGACCAAAAATGTGAGGAACTGCTAAAGGAAGAGTTTGGTGAGAGATGCAACTTTGACGTAGTTGATGCAGTAAATAAATTAGAAAATCTGGGCATTATTTCTAAG GATCCAATAGGAAGGTATTACTGTGCTGGTCTTAAACGTGCGAATGAGATCATTGGCACCACCACTGAAGAGCTGGTACTTAAGGCAAGGCAGGAGGGCGGTCCTTAA
- the LOC139849775 gene encoding uncharacterized protein, translated as MFSLPKNVDKSRGINAECGDGAKYMSYIKVSKEQHERVKSSMRHFKTGIQSRSLNHVLGVLDGFRVQPYEMFEEEEKQKLCDHWLHLAKKDLYIGFENWKSWRSAKCQLTKSLSKELEDKWKLHDQPDSNLNDQYEENSRFIRLELNDDSVFDSVNNHNAENQETSMQIEPIKQFNQTFVVEYTENTVDEPQFRPSSASSELWQAQSSFMHRRSNGGDSFYNPYVNQDHNELLLNPFLKDPLSRPAFDPTGSDALLGPGRFKRNVCSPLPLVTSNHSVEEMISSIPRLEHLLQSNNGLDWSVNGVNVPMPASSLHHQSSHNWFSCDEVADESLFGVLSRCNGRLRSGVHVSSSGAMEQFVQPGNYVRVGRGPILPATTNVVSCGPTRVLGLNYMSWNEGGLGWMNLPCTMQETG; from the exons ATGTTTAGTTT gccTAAAAATGTAGATAAATCGCGCGGGATTAATGCAGAATGTGGCGATGGCGCCAAATACATGTCGTATATTAAG GTTAGCAAGGAACAGCATGAACGAGTTAAAAGCAGTATGCGACACTTTAAGACCGGCATCCAATCAAGGTCTCTTAACCATGTTTTAGGCGTTCTTGACGGCTTTCGTGTTCAGCCATATGAGATGTTTGAGGAAGAAGAGAAACAGAAGTTGTGTGACCACTG GTTGCATTTGGCAAAGAAGGATCTTTATATAGGCTTCGAGAATTGGAAAAGTTGGCGTTCTGCTAAGTGTCAACTCACAAAATCGTTATCGAAAGAACTTGAAGATAAATGGAAGTTACATGATCAGCCAGATTCAAATTTGAATGATCAGTACGAAGAGAATTCAAGGTTTATTCGGTTGGAACTAAATGATGATTCAGTATTCGATTCAGTAAATAATCATAATGCAGAAAATCAAGAAACCAGCATGCAAATCGAACCTATAAAACAGTTTAATCAAACGTTTGTCGTTGAATATACCGAAAATACCGTTGATGAACCGCAGTTTCGTCCTTCCTCTGCTTCGAGTGAACTATGGCAAGCGCAATCAAGTTTTATGCACAGACGATCCAACGGTGGAGATTCATTTTATAATCCTTATGTTAATCAAGATCATAACGAATTACTACTGAATCCATTTTTGAAAGATCCCTTGAGTAGGCCCGCTTTTGACCCAACCGGAAGCGATGCGTTGCTGGGACCTGGTCGATTTAAAAGAAATGTATGCTCACCGTTGCCTTTGGTTACAAGTAATCATAGCGTTGAAGAAATGATATCTTCGATTCCTAGGCTAGAACACTTGTTACAGTCTAATAATGGTTTAGATTGGTCTGTAAACGGTGTTAACGTGCCAATGCCCGCATCATCATTGCATCATCAATCAAGTCACAATTGGTTTTCTTGTGATGAGGTGGCGGACGAGAGTTTATTTGGTGTTTTGTCTCGGTGTAATGGGCGGCTGCGTTCAGGGGTTCATGTTAGTTCGAGTGGTGCAATGGAACAGTTTGTTCAGCCTGGGAACTATGTCAGGGTGGGGCGTGGGCCCATCTTACCTGCAACCACCAATGTTGTGTCGTGTGGGCCCACTAGAGTGTTGGGCCTAAACTACATGAGTTGGAATGAAGGTGGATTAGGATGGATGAACTTGCCTTGTACGATGCAGGAGACGGGGTGA